In the genome of Nicoliella spurrieriana, the window ACCGGACCCTTGTATTTATTCAAGGCGCCCTCCCAAAAGAGCGGGTCACCATTGAAATTACTAATACTTACCACCATTATTTACGTGCTAAGGTCGTCAATATCGTTACCAAAAGTCCTTACCGGGTCACTCCCCGCGATAACTATGCCGAATCCGTGGGGGGCTTTGAATTAGAAGCAATGGATTATCCAGCCCAATTAAGGTATAAAAAGGAAATCGTTCGGCAATCGCTTTATAAATACCAACCGATTGGCTTTGAACGGTATAAGATTCATAATACTATGGGCATGCAGGATCCCTATGGCTATCGTAACAAGGCCCAGTTTCAGATTCGTGAACGCGATGGTCAGGTAATCGCCGGATTATACAAGACCCGTAGCCATGATCTGGTCGATCTAAAGACCTGTTCCGTTCAATACCCAGTTACGATGAAGGTAATGCGCGCCATCGTAGCAATGATTCAGGAACTCAACATCCCCGTCTATGACGAATCGAACCACTCTGGGATTATCAAGACCGTCGTGGTCAGAGCCGCCTTACACACTGATGATGTGCAAGTCGTTTTCGTCACTAACACTAAGAAATTCGTTAAACAACACCGCATCTTAATGAAAATTGCACTCCAATTACCAGAAGTCACATCGGTCATGCAAAACATCAATCCCGGTGATACGCCACTTATCTGGGGCGATGAAACCATTCTATTAGCCGGTAAACCATTCATCGTAGAAAAAATTGGTGGATTAGAGTTTGAACTATCGGCACGCGCCTTTTTACAATTAAACTCCTTTATGACTCCCCAGTTATATGAGGTGGCCATTAACGCCTTGGACCTTGATGGAAACGAACGGTTAGTGGATGCTTATTCCGGAGTCGGTACGATTGGATTACCACTAGCCAAGTACGTTCAGGAAGTTCGTGGAATGGATACGATTGCAGAAGCCGTCGAAGATGCAAATCAAAATGCTGAAATCAACGGAATCCGAAATGCGCAATACTTCGTGGGAAAGGCGGAAGAATTAATTCCTGAATGGATTGATTCGGGTTGGCGACCAGACGCATTAATCGTTGATCCACCAAGAACCGGATTAGCAGAACCATTAATTGATGCGATTTTAGATGTGGCTCCCGAAAAATTCGTCTACGTCTCCTGTAATCCCGCCACGTTAGCTCGCGACTTAGTCGATTTAACCCGCCGGTATCGGGTTGATTTTATCCAACCAATCGATATGATGCCACAAACCGCCCGGGTCGAAGCTGTCGTTAAGTTCACCCGAAAGTAAGCACAATGTTTTTAAAATGGTTTAATAAGTGTTAAGCTATCTTAATAGACTATTAAGGAAAGCAGTGAATTAAATTGCAGAACCCGTTTGGGAATGGAATGATTCCAATTCCACCTAATTATGCAACTTTTAAAAATCCAAAAACTGGTGAACTCAAACTAAGCAAGGTCGGTTTTTCTTATACCTCATTAGTTTTCGGGTTCATTCCCGCAATCTTTCGAAGTGATTGGTACAACTTCTTTTGTATGCTTGGGATTAATTTCTCAATTTCAATGTTGGTATAAGCTATTATGGGTTCACCACTTGGTGTGGTTTATGAATATACAGAAGCTGCCACCAGAATCATTTGGGGATTCATGTATAATTTAATGTACTGTCGACACCTCTCAAACATCGGGTTTGTGCCTACGGATGAGCGCTCAAGAAACCTACTAATCAAACACAAATATATTAAAGCTTAACATTAAAATACGGACACCAGTAATTCTGGTGTCCGTATTTTTTAATCACTACTGATTAACGTTTGATTTCTACTCGAATATCAACGCCTTCATTGGGGTTCAGTTGTTCTTTATACGTAAAGTTAGCTTCTTGGAAGTACTTCTTAACTTCGGCGTTAACCTCTTCCAATGGCCGCCGATCATTATCTTGACGGTGTAATACTAAGGTATATTCCTTATTATCATCATCAGTATTTTCAAAATCATATAACACGTCAACCGTGTTTAAAATTTCTTGAATTAATTTCCGTTCTGAATTTTCCATAATCAATACCCTCTCAATAAATGATGTACCTATATTTTAGACTGTTAGAAAGGATTTATAAAGTAAAATGCATTCATTAGACTAATGATTGGTCGTTCTTACTTACAAACTGACCGTGGCCATCAACAATCTGATAATTACGATCCACATATTTGATTAACCGGGAATCATGGGTAATTAATAAAACCGTCTTATTTTGGTGATGCGCAATTTTTTGAAAAATTTCCATAATTTGCACGGCCCGCTTACCATCTAGAGCTGCTGTAGGTTCATCCGCTAAAATAATGCTTGGGTTTGGGTACATCGCCCTAGCAATGGCCACCCGTTGTTGCTGTCCACCTGATAACTGGTCTGGATAATCATTCATTAAATCACCAATTGCTAACGCACTACATAACTCCTTAAATTCAGCTGGCGCTAAATTATGCTTTGGCTTAACCCGACCCACCAGTTCAAATTGTTCGCGGACGGTTAAGTACGGGACTAAGTTATATGATTGAAGAATAAAGCCCAATTGATCTAAACGAAATTGACTTTGGTGTGCACGGGTCATTTGATTATAATTTTGCCCATTAATCGTTAACTCACCACTAGTTGGTGATAAGATGCCACCAATGAGCTTTAAAAAGGTACTTTTCCCAGATCCAGACGGTCCGGTAATGGACACTAATTCACCCGCATCCGCAGTAAAGTTAATTCCACTCAGGGCCTTAGTTTCACTAGCCCCCCTACCGTAAATTTTTTCAATTTGGTCTAATTTAATCGTTTCCATTTGTTAACCCCCAATTACCGTTGCCGGATCAATTTTAGCAACCGTGCGCATTGGAATTATGGCCCCTAATATGGTAATGATTACCATTAACAGTGAAATCAATCCCAACAAGCCTAAATTAAATTGAATCGGAACGCTAGTGGGAATCGATAATGCAGTCATAAATGTCAGGGCTCCGCTAATCACAATTCCAGTAATTGCTAATGCTAACGCTTGCCCTACAATACTCTTAAATAGGTACCAATTACTAATTCCTTGTACCTTCATTACCGCTAAAAACGGAATCTTTTGAATTGTTAATACGTATAGGAAGATGGCAACGATGAACAACGTAATTACCAATAAAAAGCCAATCATAAAGTTGAAAGTATTATTCTGAGCGGTATAACCAGGTAATTTATTAATAAATTGATCCATCCGCATTACCTGGGTTCCGCTTGCAGCCACTCCGCTAAAGTGATGCTTCAAAACAATTGCACTAACAGTAGGTGTTTGCTTACCGAACTTCAGTTTTTGAACCATCTTCGTTGAACCGTAAATAACCGGTGCAACGCTTAACTTTGCATTCTTAGTCATTCCTACGATTTGGAATTTTTTGGTGTGATTGGCAATTCGAATCCATTCACCAACATGATAGCCATTCGCCTTGATTAAGCTATCATCGACCACAATTTGATGGTCATTCGCAAACCGGTGTCCCGATTCAACTTTTAAATTCCGGTAAATCGGTTGGTCCATGTTAATTCCCAACACTTGGACCCCCAATTTAGCACCATTCTTATTCTTAGCAACGTTGGCGTTCAGCTGAACCAGTGTTGATTCATCGTTAACGCCCTTAAAGTGAGCCACCTGGTTGCTGGTTAGATTCGATTGAGTCAATGAGCCGTTTGCATCATCATTTAACACAATTTGTTGGGCATCCCAAGAATCAATCGCTAAGCGATTTGATGAGGATAATCCATTCGCTAACCCCGTTAATACAAAAATTAAGTATGCGATTAATAATAAAACGAACGTAATCAGGCCATAACGTAATTTATACTTTTTAACTTCCCTTAATCCTAAAAACATCTTAATGCACCTCTTCAAGCAATCCTTGATTCATAATCTGCAACATTGTTTTTAGATCCGCCAATTCAGTCTTACGATCAGCCCCCATTAAAATGGCTCTGATCGTGTTGTGGCTAGCAGCTGTGGCCGCTTTATAAATCACTGCGGCCACGTTTGAATTCGATAATAACTGCCCGTTGACCCATAGCGGTAACTGCTCCGGATTAAAATGATGGTAGTCCACTACCGGACGCTTAATTTCATATTGATTGTATTCAACATATAGCCGATAAAAATCAAGGTACTTAGATTGGCTAATGCGCTTAATGAAATCAGTTGTGGCAGCATTAAAACTAGTTAGTGTGTTCTGATGGTTCTCCCTAATCCTACTAAACACATCAAAGTGCACTTTATCTAACACCCGCTTTAAAGTGTAGTGATAGCTATCAGTTAAATCTGCAAAATACTTATAAAAGGATCCGCGCGCAATTCCGCAATCCTTAATGATCCGCGCCACCTGAGCATCAGGTAGTTTATAGTGCGAAAATTCATTTAACAGTGCATTCAAAATGATTTCCCGTTTATCTGGTTTTAAATTTTCAAATGTTTTAGTCGGCATATTATCCACGCTCCTATTCGATGACACCGTGTCATAATTGATTGATTGTAGTTTAACATTAAGATGACACCGTGTCAATCAGTAGCTTTTTGAATTCACAAATAATATTAGTATCTTATTTCAGATATTTCTTTTAGAATAGAAGTAGGATAATCTAGCTAATAATATGAAAGAGTGAGTAATAATGACAGACAATAAACGGTTATTGAACATTAAAAACGGTTATAATTTCCGTGATATCGGTGGTTACCCCACTAGTGATGGTCGCACTACCAAGTGGCATAAAATCATTCGTTCTGGAAACCTAGCCGAATTAGATTCAAATGATCAAGCATACTTAAAAAATTACGGGGTCACTAACGACATCGATCTCAGATCGAAAATGGAACGTGATTCGGAGCCGGACTTACTACCGGATGGCATTAAATATTCCAAGAACCCCATCTTTGAACAAAAACAACGGCGAACAGCAGACGTAATGAAGAAGCTATACTCCACTGATCCGACGGTTGGTAAATTACACATGCAGCATGTTTATGAAGACCTCATCGAAAACCCAATTGCTCGCGATTCATACCGCCGTCTCTTTCAAATCCTCCTAAAAGATCCTGGTGAAAGTTCATTAATTCACTGTTCACAAGGTAAGGATCGGACTGGGATGGGAATCGTGATGCTAATGTTCGTATTAGGAGTTGATGAAAAAGACATCCAAGCTGATTACCTTGAATCAGCTAAGCAAATGGTTCCATACGTTCAAAAGAAAGTGAAGGAATATGAACGTTACAATATTAATAATATTTGTAAGGAAAATATAAAGTCCCTTTACACCGTTTCCATTGATTATTACAATGCTGCTATGGATAAAATCAAGGAACTATACGGTAATATGAATAACTTTATCCATGAATATCTACAATTAAGTGATTCAGACATTCAAAAACTCAGGGATAAATACCTGACTAATAGCTAAAATATTTGGAGGAACACAATGGCAAAACACAGTAAATTACCACTAATTTTAGGAATTCCCATCGCAGCTGCTGCTGGGACATTCGCACTTAGTGAATACTTCTTTCGTATGGGAATGAATCGGCGGACTAAAAAGCCGAAGCCATCTAAAACTTTGCTCCCATACGCTAAGGAATACTACCAATGTCTGAATTGGTACAATAACATCCACAAGGAAGTTTGGCGAAATACTGATTCAGAAACGGATGAGGTCATGGTTGCAGACTTTATTCCAAATGAAACCCCTACCAATAAAACCGTTATCATCGCTCACGGTTATAACGGCACTAGGGAAACAATGTCTGCTTACGCTAAGATGTACTATGAAATGGGCTTTAATGTAATGCTTCCTGATGACCGGGGGCACGGTGAAAGTGCTGGTAAGTACGTCAGCTTTGGGTGGTTAGACCAAAAGGACTACCTGGCCTGGATTGATCGGGTCATTAAACGGGTGGGGCCTGATAGTCGCATTTTACTATTTGGAGTCAGCATGGGAGCTGGAATCGTTTCCATGTTAAGTGGTGACGACTTACCACCACAAGTGGAGGCCATCATTGCAGATTGTGGTTATTCTAGTGTGTCTGCGGAATTAAAGTACCTATTACAATACCGCTATAACCTACCAGAATATCCGTTTGAAGCACTGGTCAGTTCAATTAACAAGCGGCGATTAGGCTACTACTTAAATGATGCCTCGACAACAAAACAGTTACAAAAGAACCACCTGCCGATTTTAATTATTCATGGGAGCGAGGACACATACGTTCCTACGTTTATGGCCTACGAAAATTACCGGGCATCTGATTCACCAAAACAACTATGGATCGTTAAGGGTGCTAAGCATGCCGAAAGTTTTTGGAAGAAACCGGTCGAGTATCGACAACGGGTAAGTGACTTTTTAAAAACCTACTTCAATTAAAAAAACCTCCATCGGTTCGACAGCAATGTCCAATCGATGGAGGTTTTTTCATATCATCATGACCACTATTTTTATTTCTTGATTTTTTGACTAACTAATCCAATCACTGCTGGTAATAGTGATACGGCAACAATCCCTAAAACGACTGCAGAAAAATGTTCTTGAATAAATGGAATGTTCCCAAAGAAGTAACCAGCACCACAACAAATCAGGACCCACGCAATTCCTGAAGTAACATTATAGAAGATAAATTTTTTATAATTCATTTTCCCAGTTGCAGCGATAAATGGCACTAGGGTTCTAAGAATTGGCATGAACCGAGCTAAAAAAATAGCTACGGGACCATGTTTTTCAAAAAATTGCCGCGTCTTATTAAGATGCTCTGGTTTGATGATTTTTTGGACCCATTTATGTTCCAGTAGTTTGAGGCCCACTTTTTCACCCACCCAAAAATTAATGGAGTCCCCGGCAATCGCAGCAACCAGAAACAATCCGATAAACACCCAGATGTTTAATGAATAGCTAGCGTTAGCAGCTAATGCTGCGGCTGCAAATAGTAACGAATCACCAGGTAAAAAGGGCATAATTACCGCACCGGTTTCCAATAAAATTACGATAAAAAGGATTAGGTAAGTCCAAGCCCCAAACGTATTCACGATATCAATAATGTACTTATCAATATTTAAAATAAAATCAATTAAAGTTCCCAAAGTATTTACCCCTCATAAATTAGTATTTATATTTTAGCAGAAATCCAATCGTAATCATTCTGTTTAGAATTTAATTTATGAAAAAACAATAAATAGACTTAAAATATAATCATATATTGAGTTATCCCATGTGAGAATGGGGCTTTAATAACGTTAGGCGCTTAACAACCACTAGTGAAATAGTGCAAAAGTAGTTAACAAATTAAACTGGGGAGCTCTTTAATTTCCTCAATCAAAATTGAGGTACTTTAGTTCAATCCATTAATTAATATTTTCATGGTAGGTCTTCTTAGCAAGCAAATCACCAATGATTTGGATAATAAAGACGATAATCAAAATGATGATCATTGACATGATCGTAACATCATTTTCAAATCTTTGGTAACCGGTCATGATGGCTAAGTTACCTAAACCACCACCACCAACGGTTCCGGCCATTGCAGTTAAACCAATCAAGCTAATTAAAGTCACTACTGATGATCTAATGATTGCTGGCAGCCCTTCCTTTAAATAGACCCGAAAAATAATTGCTAAATTGCTGGACCCCATTGCTTGGGCCGCTTCAATAATTCCCTCATCAACATCCAAAAGCGCATTTTGAACTTGCCGGGCGTAAAAGGGGGTCGTCGATACGATCAACGGCACAATCGCAGCAATCGTTCCAATACTGGTTCCGACAATTAGCCTAGTTACCGGTGCAATCACCGCAAGTAAAATGATAAACGGAATCGATCGGAACAGGTTTACAATTTTATCCAAAATGGTGTAAAACGCTGATTGCTGGGCAATCCCATCGGGACCGGTAATTACTAATAACACCCCAATCAAGATTCCAAAAGCTCCGGCAATTAACGCCGTAATCGCCGTCATATAAATGGTTTCCCACGTTGCTTGAACAAAGCTCTGAATCGAGTTAGCAACATTTGGAAAGTACTGACTAAATAATCCCATCTATGCTTCCTCCCTTTCTTCCAACGCTTCTTGTTCCCGGACCCTTGCTAAGTCAATATCATGAACATGAATTTGATTAGCATGGAGGTACTCCTTAGCTTGAGCAATTTCAGCATCAGTTCCACTAAGGGTCACAATTAAATGTCCCAATGGCACACCTTGAATGAACTCTACGTTCCCAAAAATAATGTTGGCGGTAACGTTAAACTTCTCAAATAGTTCAATAATGACCGGATTATTGGTATTATCACCCAGGTATTGAAGCTCAACTAAGCGCCGATTATCGTAGTTAACAAAGGCTTCTTGATGACTCAAGACCCGTAATGCGGGTTTGATTTGATTCGTGGTTTCAATAAAGTCCCGCGTCAAATCGTTCTTAGGCGCACTGAAGATGTCCAGGAGGCTGCCCTCTTCAACGACCTTTCCGGTATCCATTACCGCAACCTTATTACATACTGACTTAACGGCATCCATTTCGTGGGTAATCAATAAGATCGTTAGATTTAGTTCCTGATTTAGTTTATGCAACAACCTAAGAATTGATTGGGTCGTCTTAGGATCCAACGCACTGGTGGCTTCATCACTAATTAGAATTTCTGGATCACTTGCCAGGGCCCTAGCAATTGCGACCCGTTGCTTTTGCCCACCAGATAGTTGAGAAGGATAGTAATCCTTCTTTTCAAACAACCCGACTAGTTTGAGTAGCTTGGTCACCTTTGCTTGTCGATCATGCTTACTAACCTTGGTTCCCAATAGTGGATACTCAACATTATTAAAAATGGTCCGGGCATTCATTAAATTAAAGTGTTGAAAAATAATGCCAATCTTACGTCTAACTTGTCTTAACTTAGCCCCATTGAATTTTTCAATATTTTGGCCATTGATGATCACTTCGCCAGCTGTGGGTTCTTGAAGCCGGTTCACAACCCGAACGAGCGTACTTTTACCAGCACCGGAATAACCAACAATTCCAAAAATATCTCCCTTTTCAATCGATAGCGACACGTCAGAAACGGCTTTAATGGATTGCTTTTTTTGTTTAAACGTTACGTCAATGTGTTTTAACTCCACTTGAGCCATCATGAATTCCCCCTCAATTAACTATTTTAACTTGATATTCCAAGCAGGGATAAATGCTCCTTTGTAAGTCTTTTCAATATTCTTTGCGGTAGCAGCAGTTTGGTAAGCTTCAACGACCTTCTTTAATTCCTTGTTGTTCTTGTCAGACTTGTTAGTAGCAATAATGTTAATGTATGGTTTGGATTCTTCGTTTACCTTTTCCTTGATTAAGGCCTTCTTAGGATTCAACTTAGCATCCAATGCATAGTTCGTGTTAACAATTGCAGCGGTAACATCATCCAATGAACGTGCCGTTTGTGCTGCATCTAGT includes:
- the rlmD gene encoding 23S rRNA (uracil(1939)-C(5))-methyltransferase RlmD, with the translated sequence MKSYQNTNDQFQIGQQFTLNTKPEFDRMGVNGEAVGYVDRTLVFIQGALPKERVTIEITNTYHHYLRAKVVNIVTKSPYRVTPRDNYAESVGGFELEAMDYPAQLRYKKEIVRQSLYKYQPIGFERYKIHNTMGMQDPYGYRNKAQFQIRERDGQVIAGLYKTRSHDLVDLKTCSVQYPVTMKVMRAIVAMIQELNIPVYDESNHSGIIKTVVVRAALHTDDVQVVFVTNTKKFVKQHRILMKIALQLPEVTSVMQNINPGDTPLIWGDETILLAGKPFIVEKIGGLEFELSARAFLQLNSFMTPQLYEVAINALDLDGNERLVDAYSGVGTIGLPLAKYVQEVRGMDTIAEAVEDANQNAEINGIRNAQYFVGKAEELIPEWIDSGWRPDALIVDPPRTGLAEPLIDAILDVAPEKFVYVSCNPATLARDLVDLTRRYRVDFIQPIDMMPQTARVEAVVKFTRK
- a CDS encoding ABC transporter ATP-binding protein, which translates into the protein METIKLDQIEKIYGRGASETKALSGINFTADAGELVSITGPSGSGKSTFLKLIGGILSPTSGELTINGQNYNQMTRAHQSQFRLDQLGFILQSYNLVPYLTVREQFELVGRVKPKHNLAPAEFKELCSALAIGDLMNDYPDQLSGGQQQRVAIARAMYPNPSIILADEPTAALDGKRAVQIMEIFQKIAHHQNKTVLLITHDSRLIKYVDRNYQIVDGHGQFVSKNDQSLV
- a CDS encoding ABC transporter permease — protein: MFLGLREVKKYKLRYGLITFVLLLIAYLIFVLTGLANGLSSSNRLAIDSWDAQQIVLNDDANGSLTQSNLTSNQVAHFKGVNDESTLVQLNANVAKNKNGAKLGVQVLGINMDQPIYRNLKVESGHRFANDHQIVVDDSLIKANGYHVGEWIRIANHTKKFQIVGMTKNAKLSVAPVIYGSTKMVQKLKFGKQTPTVSAIVLKHHFSGVAASGTQVMRMDQFINKLPGYTAQNNTFNFMIGFLLVITLFIVAIFLYVLTIQKIPFLAVMKVQGISNWYLFKSIVGQALALAITGIVISGALTFMTALSIPTSVPIQFNLGLLGLISLLMVIITILGAIIPMRTVAKIDPATVIGG
- a CDS encoding TetR/AcrR family transcriptional regulator produces the protein MPTKTFENLKPDKREIILNALLNEFSHYKLPDAQVARIIKDCGIARGSFYKYFADLTDSYHYTLKRVLDKVHFDVFSRIRENHQNTLTSFNAATTDFIKRISQSKYLDFYRLYVEYNQYEIKRPVVDYHHFNPEQLPLWVNGQLLSNSNVAAVIYKAATAASHNTIRAILMGADRKTELADLKTMLQIMNQGLLEEVH
- a CDS encoding tyrosine-protein phosphatase, with translation MTDNKRLLNIKNGYNFRDIGGYPTSDGRTTKWHKIIRSGNLAELDSNDQAYLKNYGVTNDIDLRSKMERDSEPDLLPDGIKYSKNPIFEQKQRRTADVMKKLYSTDPTVGKLHMQHVYEDLIENPIARDSYRRLFQILLKDPGESSLIHCSQGKDRTGMGIVMLMFVLGVDEKDIQADYLESAKQMVPYVQKKVKEYERYNINNICKENIKSLYTVSIDYYNAAMDKIKELYGNMNNFIHEYLQLSDSDIQKLRDKYLTNS
- a CDS encoding alpha/beta hydrolase: MAKHSKLPLILGIPIAAAAGTFALSEYFFRMGMNRRTKKPKPSKTLLPYAKEYYQCLNWYNNIHKEVWRNTDSETDEVMVADFIPNETPTNKTVIIAHGYNGTRETMSAYAKMYYEMGFNVMLPDDRGHGESAGKYVSFGWLDQKDYLAWIDRVIKRVGPDSRILLFGVSMGAGIVSMLSGDDLPPQVEAIIADCGYSSVSAELKYLLQYRYNLPEYPFEALVSSINKRRLGYYLNDASTTKQLQKNHLPILIIHGSEDTYVPTFMAYENYRASDSPKQLWIVKGAKHAESFWKKPVEYRQRVSDFLKTYFN
- a CDS encoding VTT domain-containing protein; the encoded protein is MGTLIDFILNIDKYIIDIVNTFGAWTYLILFIVILLETGAVIMPFLPGDSLLFAAAALAANASYSLNIWVFIGLFLVAAIAGDSINFWVGEKVGLKLLEHKWVQKIIKPEHLNKTRQFFEKHGPVAIFLARFMPILRTLVPFIAATGKMNYKKFIFYNVTSGIAWVLICCGAGYFFGNIPFIQEHFSAVVLGIVAVSLLPAVIGLVSQKIKK
- a CDS encoding methionine ABC transporter permease; this translates as MGLFSQYFPNVANSIQSFVQATWETIYMTAITALIAGAFGILIGVLLVITGPDGIAQQSAFYTILDKIVNLFRSIPFIILLAVIAPVTRLIVGTSIGTIAAIVPLIVSTTPFYARQVQNALLDVDEGIIEAAQAMGSSNLAIIFRVYLKEGLPAIIRSSVVTLISLIGLTAMAGTVGGGGLGNLAIMTGYQRFENDVTIMSMIIILIIVFIIQIIGDLLAKKTYHENIN
- a CDS encoding methionine ABC transporter ATP-binding protein, producing MMAQVELKHIDVTFKQKKQSIKAVSDVSLSIEKGDIFGIVGYSGAGKSTLVRVVNRLQEPTAGEVIINGQNIEKFNGAKLRQVRRKIGIIFQHFNLMNARTIFNNVEYPLLGTKVSKHDRQAKVTKLLKLVGLFEKKDYYPSQLSGGQKQRVAIARALASDPEILISDEATSALDPKTTQSILRLLHKLNQELNLTILLITHEMDAVKSVCNKVAVMDTGKVVEEGSLLDIFSAPKNDLTRDFIETTNQIKPALRVLSHQEAFVNYDNRRLVELQYLGDNTNNPVIIELFEKFNVTANIIFGNVEFIQGVPLGHLIVTLSGTDAEIAQAKEYLHANQIHVHDIDLARVREQEALEEREEA